One window of the Mixophyes fleayi isolate aMixFle1 chromosome 6, aMixFle1.hap1, whole genome shotgun sequence genome contains the following:
- the LOC142159871 gene encoding uncharacterized protein LOC142159871 isoform X5, with protein sequence MDHLRLDKNRSHVTERILNFTVEIIYLLTGEDYTVVKKSSGELMTPDICSSLSMGWSRTQSPITVPPPQSLIHKRDNDQKILELTNKIIQLLTGEEWEDLETHKDLCKDVMTENRRPLTSLDLPNDTAAECSSTHIKEESVSCDGGNLTDSDIYTPTDHTQYTSTDIKEESVSCEGGNLTVTDIYTPTDHTQYTCTHIKEESGSSEHGNLTDTNIYTPTEHAQSTHNPDLVRHQGSQTDKSYICSKCRKCFDKNRKLLVPQRIHKGDKPYSCSNCGKCFKIKSRLLRHEIIHSGEKPYSCSECEKCFTRRPDLIIHQRIHTGEKTYCCSECGECFITRYYLVVHRRTHTGEKPYPCSECGKCFGGKSNLIRHQRCHTGEKPYSCPECGKCFKTKTHLLRHQRVHSGEKPYSCPECGKCFSRRSGLVTHQRIHTGEKPYLCSECGKCFVRKGALSAHVKTHK encoded by the exons ATGGATCATCTGAGATTGGACAAGAACAGGAGTCATGTGACTGAGAGAATATTAAATTTCACTGTGgaaatcatctacctgctgactggagag gattacacagtagtgaaGAAGTCATCTGGTGAGCTCATGACCCCTGACATATGTTCCAGTTTGTCAATGGGatggagcaggacccagagccccatcacggtgcctccacctcagtCACTGATACATAAGAGAGACAATGatcagaagatcctggaactcaccaacaagatcattcagctgctgactggagag GAGTGGGAGGATTTAGAAACACACAAGGATCTGTGCAAGGACGTGATGACGGAGAATCGccggcccctcacatcactgg ATCTACCTAACGATACTGCAGCTGAATGTTCATCTAcccatattaaggaggaatcagtctcatgtgatggaggaaacctcacagacagtgacatttatacacccacagatcatacacaatatacatctactgatattaaggaggaatcagtctcatgtgaaggaggaaacctcacagtcactgacatttatacacccacagatcatacacaatatacatgtactcatattaaggaggaatccgGCTCAAGTGAACATGGAAATCTCACAGACACTAATATTTATACACCCACTGAACATGCACAATCTACTCATAATCCagatcttgttagacatcagggAAGTCAAACAGATAAATCATATATTTGCTCTAAATGtagaaaatgttttgataaaaatagaAAGCTTCTTGTACCACAAAGAATTCACAAAGGGGacaaaccatattcttgctccaattgtgggaaatgttttaaaattaagtCACGTCTTCTTCGACATGAGATAATTCACTCTGGAGAGAAACcgtattcttgctctgaatgtgaaaaatgttttactaGGAGGCCTGATCTGattatacatcagagaattcacacaggagaaaaaacgTATTGTTGCTCTGAATGTGGTGAATGTTTTATTACTCGGTACTATCTGGTTGTACATCGGAGaactcatacaggagagaaaccatatccttgctctgaatgtgggaaatgttttggtgGTAAATCAAATCTTATTCGACATCAGAGAtgtcacacaggggagaaaccgtATTCTTgccctgaatgtgggaaatgttttaaaactAAGACACATCTTCTTCGACATCAGAGAGTTCACTCTGGAGAGAAACCGTATTCTTgccctgaatgtgggaaatgttttagtaGAAGGTCCGGTCTGGtaacacatcagagaattcacacaggagaaaaaccgtatttatgctctgaatgtgggaaatgttttgtgcGTAAAGGAGCTCTATCAGCACATGTCAAAACTCacaagtaa